One Algibacter sp. L3A6 genomic region harbors:
- a CDS encoding DUF4870 domain-containing protein, with protein sequence MPDNHQKNIATFIHLSTFSRFFLPFGNFIGPIILWAANKDKSDFIDCHGKQAINFQISILLYAIILGTLSVPFFIFKIFNGFDFIDFNGFQNFHITIGKPSALLYIGGFLGAVAVIGFIIELICIVNASLKARDGKVYNYPLTIQFLK encoded by the coding sequence ATGCCAGACAACCATCAAAAAAACATCGCAACTTTTATTCATTTATCGACATTTAGTCGGTTCTTTTTACCTTTCGGAAATTTTATTGGACCTATTATTTTATGGGCAGCCAATAAGGATAAATCGGATTTTATAGATTGCCATGGTAAGCAAGCTATTAATTTTCAAATTAGCATTTTGCTTTACGCTATAATCTTGGGTACGTTATCGGTTCCGTTTTTTATTTTCAAAATATTTAATGGTTTTGATTTTATAGATTTCAACGGATTCCAAAATTTCCATATCACTATTGGCAAACCTTCTGCTCTACTTTACATAGGTGGATTTCTAGGTGCGGTTGCTGTTATTGGTTTTATTATAGAACTCATTTGTATTGTAAATGCGAGCTTAAAGGCTAGAGATGGCAAGGTTTATAATTACCCGCTAACCATTCAGTTTTTGAAATAA
- a CDS encoding DUF4442 domain-containing protein, whose protein sequence is MTLTPRKLNTYTMFKLPAAFLCGVRTKHIDKDKCLVTVKHKWINQNPFKSMFWAVQGMAAEFSTGALMISKIQDSGKRISMLVTAQTATFTKKATGRITFTCNDGHLIDEALEKTIATGEGQTLWMESVGVNQDGVAVSTFKFQWSVKVKG, encoded by the coding sequence ATGACTTTAACACCTAGAAAACTAAATACTTACACTATGTTTAAGCTTCCTGCGGCCTTCTTGTGTGGCGTTAGAACAAAACATATAGATAAAGATAAGTGCTTGGTAACTGTTAAACATAAATGGATAAACCAGAACCCATTTAAGTCTATGTTTTGGGCAGTACAAGGTATGGCAGCCGAGTTTTCTACAGGTGCTTTAATGATTTCTAAAATCCAAGATTCAGGAAAACGTATATCTATGCTAGTTACTGCGCAAACAGCAACCTTTACAAAAAAAGCTACTGGGCGTATTACATTTACTTGTAACGACGGACATTTAATAGACGAAGCTTTAGAGAAAACAATAGCAACAGGCGAGGGGCAAACCCTTTGGATGGAATCTGTAGGTGTAAACCAAGATGGTGTTGCGGTATCTACCTTTAAATTTCAATGGAGTGTAAAGGTGAAGGGATAA